From the genome of bacterium, one region includes:
- a CDS encoding OmpH family outer membrane protein encodes MTKLYTALILSVILALPVLAKEMKLGYIDSEAILTQYPAYQEAQRKLQEEEQKYIAEAQGKEQTLSLMVDEIEQQSLMLSAEARAEREQKIIEKRRELEQYRQETWGEGGKLYTKNIELSRPILERINQVIEKVSQQEGYDMVFDAAGGNIVYAQPQHDITELVLAELKKE; translated from the coding sequence ATGACGAAACTCTACACTGCTCTCATATTAAGCGTCATCCTGGCGCTGCCGGTGCTGGCCAAAGAGATGAAGCTTGGCTACATTGATTCGGAAGCGATTCTGACTCAATACCCGGCTTATCAGGAAGCCCAGCGCAAGCTGCAGGAAGAAGAGCAGAAGTACATCGCGGAGGCTCAGGGCAAAGAGCAGACGCTATCGCTGATGGTGGACGAAATTGAGCAGCAGAGCTTGATGTTGTCAGCGGAGGCGCGCGCCGAACGCGAGCAGAAGATTATTGAGAAGCGCCGCGAGCTCGAACAGTACCGTCAAGAGACGTGGGGCGAGGGCGGAAAGCTCTACACGAAGAATATTGAGCTGTCGCGTCCGATTCTTGAGCGCATCAACCAGGTCATTGAGAAGGTGAGTCAGCAGGAAGGTTATGATATGGTGTTTGACGCTGCCGGCGGCAATATCGTATACGCTCAACCGCAGCATGACATCACGGAATTGGTGCTGGCCGAACTCAAGAAGGAATAA
- the lpxD gene encoding UDP-3-O-(3-hydroxymyristoyl)glucosamine N-acyltransferase: MPTISAEQLAVLVGGRLTGDGARELRAIAPLESATETCVSFLSNARYAQQLNQTGAGVVLVARGTVREGGDYIETTDPYGAFVTVLEFFHPSSGQAAGVHPSAVIAASARVGKNVSIGPQCVIENDAVIGDGAVLLAQVYVGSGAEIGEGTYLHSHVSVCHGCRLGRRVIIHCGTVIGSDGFGFAPDQGRFRKIPQVGIVVIEDDVEIGANTTVDRATMGETRIGQGTKIDNLVQIAHNVKIGKHCVIAAQAGISGSTQMGDYCRVGGQAGFIGHIKIGDGAAFGAQSGIAGDVGNGEILSGSPGRPHGLWKRIEAAIPRLPELLRRVRRIEEHLGISQSSKEERVER; the protein is encoded by the coding sequence GTGCCGACGATCAGCGCGGAACAACTGGCAGTGCTTGTGGGAGGGCGCTTGACGGGTGACGGCGCGCGGGAGCTGCGCGCCATCGCTCCGCTGGAGTCGGCCACGGAGACGTGTGTATCCTTCCTGTCGAACGCGCGGTACGCGCAACAGCTAAACCAGACGGGCGCGGGCGTCGTGCTGGTGGCGCGGGGCACCGTACGCGAGGGCGGCGACTATATTGAGACGACCGATCCCTATGGCGCATTCGTCACGGTGTTAGAGTTCTTCCATCCATCCAGCGGGCAGGCGGCGGGAGTACACCCAAGTGCGGTGATCGCGGCCAGCGCTCGTGTTGGCAAGAATGTCTCAATTGGTCCGCAATGTGTGATCGAAAACGATGCCGTGATTGGCGACGGCGCCGTGCTGTTAGCACAGGTGTATGTCGGTTCTGGCGCGGAAATCGGCGAGGGCACATATCTTCATTCCCATGTCAGCGTGTGCCACGGTTGCCGGCTTGGTCGGCGCGTGATCATACACTGCGGCACGGTGATCGGATCGGATGGATTTGGCTTCGCGCCCGACCAGGGGCGTTTCCGGAAGATCCCTCAGGTTGGAATCGTTGTGATTGAAGATGACGTCGAAATTGGCGCGAATACCACGGTTGACCGTGCGACCATGGGCGAGACGCGCATTGGACAGGGCACCAAGATTGACAATCTTGTGCAGATTGCGCACAATGTGAAGATCGGGAAGCACTGCGTTATCGCGGCCCAGGCGGGAATTTCGGGTTCAACGCAAATGGGCGACTACTGCCGCGTCGGCGGACAAGCGGGCTTCATCGGTCACATCAAGATTGGCGACGGTGCGGCGTTTGGCGCTCAGAGTGGCATTGCAGGCGACGTAGGAAACGGCGAAATTCTTTCGGGCAGCCCTGGGCGGCCGCATGGGTTGTGGAAACGCATTGAAGCGGCAATACCGCGTTTGCCGGAGCTCCTGCGGCGCGTCAGACGCATCGAAGAACATCTGGGAATCTCCCAGTCGTCTAAGGAGGAACGGGTTGAGCGATAA
- a CDS encoding tetratricopeptide repeat protein, translating to MMRTLLGLLICCTSLWAADDLDKNPASADPRAVEQFIKGNTAAEQGNPYQAIFFFEEAIRFDPGSPFLYVALAEQYLVLAQENNSSEALTRAETALAIAMELDGSHEPALQLKSRLLAAQGDTAGALALLRRLLNDHPTSRDYRAEMLALCLTTGDFDIVDSLYAVEQALNPERDLDLTKRIVAIYLMTGQSARSIPYMQELLAADTTDAPVTYTLATLYLQTEDTTKAAFYAERAIELDSTDARFWYLKLVMVFDQDRFDEVLSIAARARAAAGEDAKTANLEGLSFMRLADSTRAVERFTRALELDSTLYPAAGSLGLLYEAQNELDKAVFHYEWAIRLSDSAAIYMNNLSYSFAVRGIELEHAMELVDAALDKEPENPSFLDTKGWIYYKLGDHRQALQWIKRALKHEQSAPLHEHVGDIYTAMNKPSQARASFERALELDPRSESVRAKLGQ from the coding sequence ATGATGCGAACATTGCTTGGCCTTCTGATTTGCTGCACCTCGCTGTGGGCGGCGGATGACCTCGACAAGAATCCGGCGTCGGCAGATCCGCGGGCAGTTGAGCAGTTCATCAAGGGCAATACCGCTGCTGAACAAGGTAATCCATATCAGGCGATTTTTTTCTTTGAGGAGGCGATTCGTTTCGATCCCGGCTCTCCGTTCTTGTACGTTGCCTTGGCGGAACAGTATCTTGTCTTAGCGCAGGAGAATAATTCTTCGGAAGCGCTAACGCGGGCCGAGACGGCCTTGGCGATAGCTATGGAGTTGGACGGATCGCATGAACCGGCGTTGCAATTGAAAAGTCGGCTGCTCGCCGCGCAAGGTGATACGGCGGGCGCACTTGCGCTGTTGCGCCGACTTCTGAATGACCATCCGACAAGCCGCGACTACCGCGCCGAGATGCTGGCTTTGTGTCTGACAACGGGCGACTTTGACATCGTTGATTCCCTTTACGCGGTTGAACAGGCCCTGAATCCCGAACGCGACCTTGATTTGACGAAGCGTATCGTGGCGATTTATCTGATGACCGGACAGAGCGCGCGCTCGATCCCATACATGCAGGAGCTGCTTGCCGCGGATACCACCGACGCTCCGGTGACTTACACGTTAGCGACGCTCTATTTGCAAACGGAAGATACGACGAAAGCGGCTTTCTATGCCGAGCGCGCGATCGAGCTCGATTCGACGGATGCGCGCTTCTGGTATTTGAAGTTGGTGATGGTCTTTGATCAGGATCGTTTTGATGAGGTGCTCAGCATCGCTGCGCGCGCGCGCGCCGCGGCCGGAGAGGACGCCAAAACAGCGAATCTCGAAGGTCTGAGCTTCATGCGACTCGCGGATTCAACGCGGGCCGTTGAGCGCTTCACGCGCGCGCTGGAACTGGATTCGACACTCTATCCGGCGGCAGGTAGCTTGGGGCTGCTCTATGAGGCTCAGAACGAGCTTGATAAGGCCGTGTTCCACTACGAGTGGGCAATTCGGCTATCGGACAGCGCGGCGATATACATGAATAACTTGTCGTACAGTTTCGCGGTGCGCGGCATTGAGCTGGAGCACGCCATGGAGCTCGTGGATGCTGCGTTGGACAAGGAGCCTGAGAACCCATCGTTTCTGGATACAAAAGGCTGGATCTACTACAAGCTCGGTGACCACCGCCAGGCGTTGCAGTGGATTAAGCGCGCCCTGAAGCACGAACAGAGCGCGCCGCTGCACGAACATGTAGGCGACATTTATACGGCGATGAACAAGCCGTCGCAGGCGCGAGCCAGTTTCGAACGCGCTTTGGAACTTGACCCGCGCTCCGAATCGGTGCGCGCAAAACTTGGGCAATAG
- a CDS encoding bifunctional UDP-3-O-[3-hydroxymyristoyl] N-acetylglucosamine deacetylase/3-hydroxyacyl-ACP dehydratase, whose protein sequence is MSDKQRTIGNAISVSGIGLHTGKPVSMTFKPAAVGHGVVFQRMDSPGSPLIPALADYVTDIARGTVLGIGNVRVHTVEHVMAAVAGLGIDNLLIELTDEEPPALDGSSYPFIEALRKAEIVEQDAERIYLDLEKTLTYHDEKSAIDIVVVPSSEFRVTYMIDYPNTLLGTQYTSMYSISEFEEEFSKARTFCLLSEMQHLKERGLIRGGSLENAVVFVDQDLPESEYNELKHTFHFDGELKHSGAILGDGSLRYPNEPVRHKTLDLVGDLALVGAPIRGHVLAARAGHASHVEVAKMLRRLLEAQKVARKYGGGKSGQGYVFDSEAIENLLPHKYPMLLVDRILELVPGERVVGLKNVTRNEPFFNGHFPGHPVMPGVLIVEAMGQTGGVLLLNSVENADRKVVYFMGLENVKFRKPVTPGDQVRFHVEMLLFRRGICKMKGEAYVDQTLVAEAEMTAAVIDRQG, encoded by the coding sequence TTGAGCGATAAGCAACGGACGATTGGGAACGCAATCAGCGTCTCGGGCATCGGATTACATACGGGCAAGCCGGTTAGCATGACCTTTAAGCCCGCGGCTGTGGGTCATGGCGTCGTGTTTCAACGCATGGACAGTCCGGGTTCACCGTTGATCCCCGCGCTAGCCGACTATGTTACGGACATTGCGCGCGGGACCGTGCTGGGTATCGGGAATGTTCGGGTGCACACGGTTGAGCACGTCATGGCGGCGGTTGCGGGACTCGGGATTGACAACCTGCTGATCGAGCTGACGGACGAAGAGCCGCCGGCGCTGGATGGCAGTTCTTATCCTTTTATAGAAGCGCTGCGCAAGGCGGAGATTGTCGAGCAGGACGCCGAGCGCATCTATCTCGACCTCGAAAAGACGCTGACCTACCATGACGAGAAGTCGGCGATAGACATTGTCGTCGTGCCGTCCTCCGAGTTTCGCGTCACGTATATGATTGACTACCCGAACACGTTGTTGGGGACGCAGTATACATCCATGTATTCGATCAGCGAATTCGAGGAGGAATTTTCCAAGGCGCGCACATTCTGTCTGCTGTCGGAAATGCAGCACTTGAAAGAGCGCGGCCTGATTCGCGGCGGCAGTCTTGAAAACGCGGTTGTGTTCGTGGATCAGGACTTGCCTGAATCGGAATACAATGAGCTGAAGCACACCTTTCACTTTGATGGTGAGCTGAAACACAGCGGCGCGATTCTCGGCGACGGATCCTTGCGCTATCCGAACGAACCCGTGCGGCACAAGACCCTGGATCTCGTAGGTGACTTGGCGTTGGTCGGCGCTCCGATCCGCGGTCATGTTTTGGCGGCCCGCGCCGGGCACGCTTCGCACGTTGAGGTCGCAAAGATGCTGCGGCGGCTGCTCGAGGCACAAAAGGTTGCGCGTAAATACGGCGGCGGAAAGAGCGGTCAAGGCTATGTTTTCGATTCGGAGGCGATTGAGAATCTCCTGCCGCATAAATACCCGATGCTGCTCGTGGATCGCATACTTGAGCTTGTGCCGGGTGAGCGTGTTGTCGGTCTTAAGAACGTCACGCGCAACGAACCGTTCTTCAACGGGCATTTTCCGGGTCATCCCGTCATGCCCGGCGTCCTGATTGTTGAAGCGATGGGGCAGACCGGGGGAGTGCTTTTGTTGAACTCCGTTGAGAACGCTGACCGAAAAGTCGTTTATTTCATGGGACTCGAGAACGTGAAGTTTCGCAAGCCCGTTACTCCCGGCGATCAGGTTCGGTTTCATGTAGAGATGCTCTTGTTCCGCCGCGGTATCTGCAAGATGAAAGGGGAGGCTTACGTGGATCAGACGCTGGTCGCAGAGGCCGAAATGACAGCAGCAGTGATTGATAGACAAGGATAA
- a CDS encoding 1-deoxy-D-xylulose-5-phosphate reductoisomerase, whose protein sequence is MKRILLQGSTGSIGLSALDVLAEQNERFAVVGLCAGSKEAELLAQAERLKPASIALLKCADATSFRARASEVGVARCYTGPDAFVEQARDEEYDVLLNAVMGGVGIRPTLVALERGHNVALANKETLVAAGELVMHTARLHNAAVLPIDSEHSALQQCLVGEHIDDVARLWLTTSGGPFFGQRPGELSNVTARAALAHPTWQMGPKITIDSATLFNKGLEVIEACRLFDLPVAKVGVVRQRESVIHSLVEFVDGSFKGQMSRPDMRLPILYALSYPRRFPSSMVRGNPADWGTLHLEPVEIADYPCLRLAFEAVAAGGTTPAVLSAADEIAVQAFLADEIRFTDIADVIDATITAHEQQPAADIETILAADRWARDFASRETRRRAEQHTTVTC, encoded by the coding sequence TTGAAGCGAATTCTGCTGCAAGGTTCGACGGGTTCAATCGGATTGTCGGCACTTGACGTGCTTGCCGAACAGAACGAGCGATTTGCAGTGGTCGGCCTGTGTGCGGGGAGCAAGGAAGCAGAGTTGCTGGCACAGGCGGAGCGCTTGAAACCGGCGAGTATCGCCTTGCTGAAGTGCGCAGACGCCACAAGTTTTCGTGCGCGTGCTTCAGAGGTTGGAGTGGCTCGTTGTTACACCGGCCCCGACGCGTTTGTGGAGCAGGCCCGAGACGAGGAATATGATGTCCTGCTCAATGCGGTGATGGGCGGGGTCGGCATCAGGCCGACACTGGTCGCGCTCGAACGCGGCCATAACGTGGCGTTGGCGAATAAGGAAACGCTGGTGGCGGCGGGTGAGTTGGTTATGCACACGGCGCGCCTGCACAACGCGGCGGTCCTGCCTATTGACTCAGAACACAGTGCGCTGCAACAGTGCCTGGTTGGTGAACACATAGACGATGTCGCCCGCCTTTGGTTGACGACATCGGGCGGACCGTTTTTTGGGCAACGCCCTGGTGAACTATCCAATGTCACGGCGCGCGCAGCGTTGGCGCACCCGACCTGGCAAATGGGACCGAAAATCACGATTGACTCGGCCACGCTGTTCAACAAGGGGTTGGAAGTGATTGAAGCGTGCCGCCTTTTTGATCTCCCGGTAGCAAAAGTCGGCGTTGTGCGGCAGCGCGAGTCAGTGATCCACTCGCTGGTTGAATTCGTAGACGGTAGCTTCAAGGGGCAAATGTCCCGCCCGGACATGCGGCTGCCGATCTTGTACGCGCTCAGTTACCCTCGAAGATTCCCGAGCTCAATGGTTCGCGGTAATCCGGCGGATTGGGGCACTCTTCACCTTGAGCCCGTCGAGATTGCGGATTATCCGTGTCTGCGGCTGGCGTTTGAGGCGGTGGCGGCCGGCGGGACAACTCCCGCGGTGCTGTCCGCCGCGGATGAGATTGCGGTTCAGGCGTTTTTAGCGGATGAGATTCGATTTACAGACATCGCAGATGTTATAGATGCGACGATTACGGCCCATGAGCAGCAGCCTGCGGCGGATATTGAGACGATCCTCGCGGCGGATCGCTGGGCGCGCGATTTTGCTTCACGTGAAACCCGGCGGCGAGCGGAGCAACACACAACAGTTACATGCTGA
- a CDS encoding HAMP domain-containing histidine kinase → MSITDVSIKRAGTFKGVLFLAALVLVIFVLAYSQYLVSELKESTRQSLTQKIATYSALIRSDNPELIGFALLQIQDVEFPIIVTDGSGVPKLWKNVGIASEDTTSEARAELARLVRRMDAQGNPALPIAVAEGTTDWFHYGDSIVIRQLRWLPWIEISAAALFIIVGYFGFQNIRRSEERMVWVGLAKETAHQLGTPLTSLMGWIELLKADGRDPHAVIEMERDLSRLQRITARFSQIGSKTALTQTRVRHVIEETVDYFRLRLPRSGNPIEIDARYEADPLTGLNVELFGWVLENLIRNSIDAMRDGGGQITIACAENGEWIHIDVEDNGAGIPARDRRQVFRPGFTTKKRGWGLGLSLSRRIIEEYHGGRLSIKESIPGKGTTMRIALPRTIVEDA, encoded by the coding sequence ATGAGCATTACTGATGTTTCGATCAAGCGCGCGGGGACGTTCAAGGGCGTCCTTTTTCTTGCGGCGCTGGTGCTTGTCATTTTCGTGCTGGCATACTCGCAATATCTGGTCTCGGAGCTCAAAGAGAGCACGCGTCAGTCTTTGACGCAGAAGATCGCGACGTATTCGGCGCTGATCAGGAGCGACAATCCGGAGCTAATCGGCTTCGCCTTGCTGCAGATTCAGGACGTTGAGTTTCCCATTATTGTCACCGACGGCAGTGGCGTGCCGAAACTCTGGAAAAATGTCGGGATTGCATCCGAGGACACGACTTCGGAAGCGCGCGCCGAACTTGCCCGCTTGGTCAGGCGCATGGATGCGCAAGGGAACCCGGCGCTGCCGATCGCGGTCGCCGAAGGCACGACCGACTGGTTTCATTATGGTGACTCGATCGTCATTCGCCAATTGCGCTGGCTGCCGTGGATTGAGATTTCGGCGGCCGCGCTGTTCATCATCGTAGGCTATTTCGGTTTTCAGAATATTCGCCGTAGCGAAGAACGCATGGTCTGGGTTGGCCTGGCCAAGGAGACGGCGCACCAATTGGGCACACCGTTAACGTCGTTGATGGGCTGGATTGAGTTGTTGAAAGCTGACGGGCGGGACCCGCACGCAGTAATCGAAATGGAGCGTGACTTGTCGCGTCTCCAGAGGATAACTGCGCGCTTTTCGCAGATCGGCAGCAAGACCGCGCTGACGCAAACGCGGGTGCGGCACGTAATCGAAGAGACCGTGGACTACTTTCGTTTGCGGTTGCCGCGCAGCGGAAATCCGATTGAGATTGACGCCCGGTATGAGGCCGACCCGCTGACGGGCCTCAATGTCGAGCTGTTCGGTTGGGTGCTCGAGAACTTGATTCGCAATAGCATTGACGCGATGCGGGACGGTGGCGGCCAGATCACAATCGCCTGCGCCGAGAACGGTGAATGGATCCACATTGACGTAGAGGATAACGGTGCCGGCATTCCGGCGCGTGACCGACGACAGGTTTTTCGCCCCGGGTTCACGACGAAGAAGCGTGGTTGGGGACTTGGTCTGTCACTTTCGCGGCGCATTATCGAAGAGTATCATGGTGGTAGGTTGAGCATCAAAGAGAGCATACCGGGCAAGGGCACGACCATGCGAATTGCGCTGCCGCGAACCATCGTGGAGGATGCGTGA
- the rseP gene encoding RIP metalloprotease RseP, translated as MLITILSFVLVAGVIITIHEFGHFIAARLTGMRVKKFSIGFPPRIFTKQIGETEFSLSWIPLGGYVQIAGMVDESMDSESVTGAPDEFMSKNPLQKIFVLSAGVMMNYVTAIVILFGLTLAVGLPEVGRAVIGDAIAGKPAATAGVQTGDVITQIDGQPVAVWEDVVKHITVSGDTVRLIVERNGQTMPISVATEQIPSGDSTRRVIGIAPKVEFRSAGVLEAGSSAFMFCWNTTANLGGFIGDLVTGNGSLSQLSGPVGVAQLSGESARRGVGEFLFFIAFVSVSIGFLNILPFPVLDGGHIVVVLIEAIIRRPVPTRVKLAIQQAGMVALLLLIVVVSYHDIMRIFGG; from the coding sequence ATGCTGATCACTATACTCTCCTTCGTGCTGGTGGCAGGCGTCATCATCACGATTCACGAATTCGGTCATTTCATCGCGGCACGGCTCACGGGCATGCGCGTGAAGAAGTTCTCGATCGGCTTCCCGCCGCGTATCTTCACCAAGCAGATTGGCGAGACGGAGTTTTCGTTGTCGTGGATTCCGCTGGGAGGCTATGTTCAGATCGCCGGCATGGTGGACGAATCCATGGACAGTGAATCAGTTACGGGCGCACCGGACGAATTCATGTCAAAGAACCCGCTCCAGAAGATCTTTGTATTGTCCGCGGGCGTGATGATGAATTACGTAACAGCAATAGTGATCTTGTTTGGCCTTACGCTCGCGGTCGGTCTGCCGGAAGTGGGTCGCGCCGTCATTGGCGACGCGATTGCCGGTAAGCCTGCCGCCACCGCCGGCGTGCAGACGGGTGACGTTATCACCCAGATTGACGGGCAGCCGGTTGCCGTGTGGGAAGATGTCGTCAAGCATATTACAGTTTCCGGGGATACGGTGCGCTTGATCGTCGAGCGCAACGGACAAACGATGCCCATCTCGGTCGCGACGGAGCAGATTCCATCGGGCGACAGCACGCGTCGTGTGATCGGAATCGCGCCCAAGGTTGAATTCCGGAGCGCGGGGGTGCTAGAGGCCGGTAGCAGCGCTTTTATGTTCTGTTGGAACACCACGGCGAACCTCGGCGGGTTCATTGGCGACCTGGTCACAGGGAACGGGAGCCTATCGCAGCTTTCAGGTCCTGTCGGAGTCGCCCAACTATCGGGTGAGAGTGCGCGCCGTGGAGTCGGTGAATTTCTGTTCTTCATCGCGTTTGTGAGCGTTTCGATTGGGTTCTTGAACATATTGCCGTTTCCGGTGTTGGATGGCGGTCATATCGTGGTTGTGCTGATTGAAGCGATCATCCGGCGGCCGGTTCCAACTCGGGTGAAGTTGGCGATCCAGCAGGCAGGAATGGTTGCTTTGTTATTGCTCATCGTTGTGGTTTCATACCACGACATAATGCGGATTTTCGGCGGATGA
- the lpxA gene encoding acyl-ACP--UDP-N-acetylglucosamine O-acyltransferase: MPKIHPQAIVSPKALVADDVIIEAFAVIDDNVEIGSGTTIGSSTRLFAGTHIGKNVRISPMVAIGGEPQDKKFSGEPTNVFIGDDTQIREFVTVSRGTAATGKTTVGSNCLIMAYAHIAHDCAVGDNVILANCVQLAGHVHVDDYAILGGMVPVHQFVHIGRHCMIGGGFRVPKDVPPYVLATGHPLAYTGLNVIGLRRRGYTTDQIRMLKQLYFALFQSAMNVSQALEEIADVHGDDPFAQEILEFVRISKRGLMPGPARRHEPEDMD, encoded by the coding sequence ATGCCCAAGATTCACCCACAGGCAATCGTATCACCCAAAGCCCTTGTCGCGGACGATGTGATCATTGAAGCGTTCGCGGTGATTGACGATAACGTTGAAATCGGCTCAGGTACAACCATCGGCAGTTCCACGCGTCTGTTCGCAGGAACACATATCGGCAAGAACGTGCGTATATCGCCGATGGTCGCGATCGGCGGAGAGCCGCAAGACAAGAAATTCAGCGGGGAACCGACCAACGTCTTCATTGGCGACGATACGCAGATTCGCGAGTTCGTCACAGTCAGCCGCGGCACGGCGGCGACCGGCAAGACAACGGTCGGCTCGAATTGCCTGATCATGGCCTATGCACACATCGCGCACGATTGCGCCGTCGGTGACAACGTCATTTTGGCGAATTGTGTGCAGTTGGCGGGCCACGTTCATGTGGACGACTATGCGATCCTCGGCGGCATGGTTCCGGTTCATCAGTTCGTGCATATTGGACGCCACTGCATGATCGGCGGCGGATTTCGGGTTCCGAAAGACGTGCCGCCTTACGTGCTGGCGACCGGACATCCGCTGGCCTACACCGGTCTTAACGTGATCGGTTTGCGTCGGCGCGGCTATACGACGGACCAGATTCGCATGCTGAAGCAGCTCTACTTTGCGTTGTTTCAATCCGCCATGAACGTCAGTCAGGCTTTGGAGGAAATCGCGGATGTGCATGGTGACGATCCATTCGCTCAGGAGATTCTTGAGTTCGTTCGGATTTCCAAGCGCGGCCTGATGCCGGGACCGGCGCGGCGACATGAGCCGGAGGATATGGATTGA
- a CDS encoding glycosyltransferase family 2 protein yields MTTPHISVVIALFDEVESIRELHRQLSDALGALGKSYELLFVDDGSRDGSLAALRELEATDPNIRILSLRRNHGKSAALSVGFGAARGDFVITMDADLQDNPAEIPALLAKLDEGYDLVSGWKKIRHDPLEKTLPSKFFNYITSKVSGIRLHDFNCGLKAYRQTVVKDLFVYGELHRFLPVLAHKMGYRCTEIPVVHRARQFGKSKFGMRRYLNGFLDLLTVVFLSGFNRAPLHFFGTMGLLSGFAGFCINLYLSIIWMMGTPIGNRPLLFLGVLLMVIGVQFFSFGLIGEMMTHANERERTYPIKYDTQGAAERPHGA; encoded by the coding sequence ATGACCACTCCGCACATCAGCGTCGTGATCGCACTATTTGATGAAGTTGAGTCCATTCGCGAGTTGCACCGTCAGCTTAGCGATGCACTTGGTGCCCTGGGCAAGAGCTACGAGCTCTTATTCGTTGACGACGGCAGCCGGGACGGTTCGTTGGCCGCGCTGCGCGAATTAGAAGCAACTGATCCGAACATTCGCATCCTGTCGCTGCGCCGCAATCATGGAAAATCGGCAGCGCTGTCCGTCGGTTTCGGGGCGGCACGGGGTGACTTTGTCATCACGATGGATGCTGACCTACAAGACAATCCAGCCGAAATTCCAGCGCTGCTCGCGAAGCTCGATGAAGGTTACGATCTCGTTTCAGGCTGGAAAAAGATCCGGCATGATCCGCTGGAGAAGACTTTGCCATCGAAGTTTTTTAACTACATTACGAGCAAAGTGTCAGGGATCAGGCTGCACGATTTCAATTGCGGATTGAAGGCCTACCGACAGACGGTCGTGAAGGACTTGTTTGTTTACGGAGAACTGCATCGTTTCCTGCCGGTCCTGGCCCACAAGATGGGTTATCGTTGCACAGAGATTCCGGTGGTTCACCGGGCGCGCCAATTTGGCAAATCAAAGTTTGGTATGCGCCGTTACCTGAACGGATTCCTTGACCTATTGACCGTGGTTTTTTTGTCCGGTTTCAACCGGGCACCGCTCCATTTTTTTGGCACGATGGGATTGCTCAGTGGGTTCGCGGGCTTCTGCATCAATTTGTATTTGTCCATAATTTGGATGATGGGCACACCAATTGGAAACCGTCCGCTGTTGTTCCTCGGCGTCCTGCTGATGGTAATTGGCGTGCAGTTCTTCTCGTTCGGCCTGATTGGCGAGATGATGACTCACGCCAACGAGCGTGAGCGCACCTATCCGATCAAGTATGACACGCAGGGAGCCGCGGAGCGCCCGCACGGCGCATAG
- the mltG gene encoding endolytic transglycosylase MltG, with translation MSSRAWRMATSLAILVVILILLAALELGSRLFLEGAAIQGARREVTVRIPQGSSLDDISRILYGEGLIEHPRLFALTARFLGSDTKLQAGTIRLALGQSLVELIRALSVAKAVGIPVTLREGLTSRQVAEILARELGVDSSAFMHAVFDSRLLLRLNVDAPSFEGYLFPDTYFFTGLESADQIVERMVTNFRMQLPANTNERLAALGLSLNEMVALASIVEWECMIPSEARVIASVYHNRLRKGMLLQADPTVGYALGKGPSRLFLSDLQVDSPYNTYRYAGLPPGAINNPGRRSMEAALNPTTTPYLFFVAQGDGTHAFTSNYSDHLQAKQKLDELRRAPALEADAGVQG, from the coding sequence GTGAGCAGCCGCGCTTGGCGAATGGCGACTAGCCTGGCGATTCTTGTCGTTATCTTGATTCTGCTGGCGGCCTTGGAGCTGGGTTCGCGGCTGTTTCTGGAAGGCGCGGCGATTCAGGGAGCGCGCCGCGAAGTCACCGTGCGCATCCCGCAGGGGTCATCCCTGGACGACATATCACGTATTCTTTACGGCGAAGGGTTGATTGAGCATCCGCGGCTGTTCGCGCTGACGGCCCGATTCCTGGGCTCGGATACCAAGTTGCAGGCCGGGACAATTCGACTGGCGTTGGGACAATCGCTTGTCGAGCTCATTCGCGCGCTGAGTGTTGCTAAAGCCGTGGGTATCCCGGTTACATTGCGTGAGGGCTTGACAAGTCGGCAGGTGGCGGAGATCCTGGCGCGGGAGCTTGGGGTAGACTCGTCGGCGTTCATGCATGCAGTATTCGATTCGCGATTGCTGCTGCGTTTAAACGTTGATGCGCCATCGTTCGAGGGCTATCTATTTCCCGATACATATTTCTTCACGGGACTTGAAAGCGCCGACCAGATTGTCGAGCGCATGGTGACGAATTTCCGCATGCAATTGCCCGCGAACACGAACGAACGATTGGCCGCGCTCGGGCTGTCGCTGAACGAAATGGTGGCGTTGGCGAGCATTGTAGAATGGGAATGCATGATTCCCAGCGAGGCGCGCGTTATCGCATCGGTATATCACAATCGGCTGCGCAAAGGCATGCTCCTGCAAGCCGATCCGACGGTGGGCTACGCGCTGGGCAAGGGACCATCGCGGCTGTTTCTGAGCGACTTGCAGGTGGATAGCCCGTACAACACATATCGCTATGCGGGACTGCCGCCGGGCGCGATCAACAATCCGGGAAGGCGTTCGATGGAAGCTGCGTTGAATCCGACGACGACTCCCTACCTGTTCTTCGTGGCGCAGGGCGACGGCACGCATGCGTTTACGTCGAATTACAGCGACCACCTTCAGGCCAAGCAGAAGCTCGACGAATTGCGGCGCGCGCCGGCCCTTGAAGCGGATGCGGGAGTGCAGGGCTGA